Proteins found in one Bordetella genomosp. 11 genomic segment:
- a CDS encoding cytochrome P450, whose translation MKLQDLSTPEFYRDPYPLYEKMRARGKLFNVAPHILMTGHYDMIDAILLDRRMGKGYMESIRARYGEDGPAQPIFQGLARMFLMMNPPTHTRLRALLMKAFDARRVDGLRQVCQEVADGLIDAFPRGQAFDLVPAYSQPLPVRIICRLLDIPVADADMLERDVSQLVQALEAAPLDAPALEKVNAAMHNVEDYFRRVVEARRRQPGGDLVSVLLSVEEDGQGLTEDEIVSNVILLFVAGHETTANMIGNALIALHRHPDQLRLLAGQPELLPRAINECMRYDSSVQFITRMALEDTEAGGIALPKGSIVFMSLGAANRDPGRFADADRLLIERNEGGNRLIAFGGGIHYCLGARLAAMELQIGLGTLLARLPGMRLVDLDALQWRKRNTVRGVEALVVTA comes from the coding sequence ATGAAGCTGCAGGACCTGTCTACCCCCGAGTTCTATCGCGATCCCTACCCGCTTTACGAGAAAATGCGCGCGCGCGGCAAGCTGTTCAATGTCGCGCCGCATATCCTGATGACCGGTCATTACGACATGATCGACGCCATCCTGCTGGATCGCCGCATGGGCAAGGGTTATATGGAAAGCATCCGCGCCCGCTACGGCGAGGACGGCCCGGCCCAGCCGATCTTCCAGGGCCTGGCGCGCATGTTCCTGATGATGAACCCGCCGACGCATACGCGCCTGCGGGCGCTGCTGATGAAAGCCTTCGACGCGCGGCGGGTGGACGGCCTGCGCCAGGTCTGCCAGGAAGTCGCCGACGGGCTGATCGACGCTTTCCCCCGTGGCCAGGCCTTCGACCTTGTGCCGGCCTACAGCCAGCCCCTGCCGGTGCGCATCATCTGCCGCCTGCTGGACATCCCGGTGGCGGACGCGGACATGCTGGAGCGCGACGTCAGCCAGCTGGTGCAGGCGCTGGAAGCCGCGCCGCTGGACGCGCCGGCCCTGGAGAAAGTCAATGCTGCCATGCACAACGTCGAGGATTATTTCCGCCGAGTGGTGGAGGCGCGTCGCCGGCAGCCGGGGGGCGACCTGGTCTCCGTGCTGCTGTCGGTCGAAGAGGATGGCCAGGGATTGACGGAAGACGAAATCGTCTCGAACGTGATCCTGCTGTTCGTGGCGGGCCACGAGACTACGGCCAACATGATCGGCAACGCGCTGATCGCCCTGCACCGGCATCCGGACCAGTTGCGTCTGCTCGCCGGGCAGCCGGAGCTGCTGCCCAGGGCCATCAACGAATGCATGCGCTACGACAGTTCGGTCCAGTTCATCACGCGCATGGCGCTGGAGGACACCGAAGCCGGCGGTATCGCGCTGCCCAAGGGGTCCATCGTCTTCATGAGCCTGGGCGCCGCCAACCGCGATCCCGGGCGCTTCGCCGACGCGGACCGGCTGCTGATCGAACGCAACGAAGGCGGCAACCGGCTGATTGCCTTCGGCGGCGGGATCCATTACTGCCTGGGGGCGCGGCTGGCGGCGATGGAATTGCAGATCGGGTTGGGTACCTTGCTGGCGCGCCTGCCCGGCATGAGACTGGTGGACCTGGATGCCTTGCAATGGCGCAAGCGCAATACCGTGCGCGGGGTGGAGGCGCTGGTCGTCACGGCTTGA